A genomic window from Arthrobacter globiformis includes:
- a CDS encoding helix-turn-helix transcriptional regulator: protein MSAATDQPTKASTMPVSDLPWPLLHSVAAVADAPLTQIAERLRDALLPYLGSSALVIFTEDCTGRPQKKAGAEEIISRVSIAELDTLRATLSDETPWFGEAELAGRPRAALALKHASSQALLVITDPQPADSRHNAELDLVRYLWNLAAKRIQEKVADAPPSYLLESRAASAERIRVTAELTDLHSTTLETLLAALRSPQLDNAVARTTVTDLTAKALVKLRTLSDRTTDLVEEPVAKAFERLREDLRPLTGYSGIEAEFIEPPLNGRALPGEVAHAARAVVRGLVLAMMEQPEVSRIRTQWDCDGENLLINVRDDGRGALAADAPSISRLDRRVQALTGQLRMDVMPGWGADVFVSLPLDLPTRPAGDVAGWNLAARELEVLQHLAAGNRNRTIASAMGISENTVKFHVRNLFKKLDVGSRTEAIALAHNHGLR, encoded by the coding sequence ATGAGCGCAGCCACTGACCAGCCCACCAAGGCGTCCACCATGCCCGTTTCAGACCTGCCGTGGCCGCTGCTGCATTCCGTGGCAGCAGTCGCCGATGCCCCCCTGACCCAGATAGCGGAGCGGCTACGTGATGCGCTGCTTCCCTACCTTGGCAGCAGCGCACTGGTGATCTTCACCGAAGACTGCACGGGGCGGCCGCAGAAGAAGGCGGGCGCGGAAGAAATCATCTCCCGGGTTTCCATCGCCGAGCTTGACACGCTTCGGGCCACCCTTTCGGATGAGACCCCCTGGTTCGGGGAGGCCGAGCTTGCCGGCCGGCCCCGGGCCGCCCTGGCCCTGAAACACGCCTCCAGCCAGGCCCTCCTCGTCATCACCGATCCCCAGCCCGCCGATTCACGCCATAACGCCGAGCTGGACCTGGTGAGGTATCTCTGGAACCTTGCTGCCAAGCGGATCCAGGAGAAAGTGGCCGATGCGCCGCCGTCGTACCTGCTGGAATCCCGGGCGGCCTCGGCTGAACGCATCCGTGTGACGGCGGAACTGACCGACCTGCACTCCACCACCCTAGAGACCCTCCTGGCAGCCCTGCGCTCGCCCCAGTTGGACAATGCAGTAGCCCGCACAACCGTCACTGACCTCACCGCCAAGGCCCTGGTAAAGCTCCGCACCCTCAGCGACCGCACGACGGACCTGGTGGAAGAGCCGGTCGCCAAAGCCTTCGAACGCCTGCGGGAGGACCTGCGACCGCTCACGGGCTACAGCGGCATTGAGGCCGAGTTCATCGAACCGCCGCTGAATGGACGGGCCCTTCCCGGCGAAGTTGCCCACGCGGCAAGGGCAGTCGTCCGCGGACTTGTGCTGGCCATGATGGAACAACCTGAGGTCAGCAGAATCCGGACGCAGTGGGACTGCGACGGCGAAAACCTGCTGATCAATGTGCGCGACGACGGCCGCGGTGCACTTGCCGCCGACGCGCCGAGTATCAGCCGCCTGGACCGCCGGGTCCAGGCGCTCACCGGCCAGTTGCGGATGGACGTCATGCCGGGCTGGGGTGCGGACGTCTTCGTCTCGCTCCCGTTGGACCTGCCGACACGTCCCGCCGGGGATGTCGCCGGATGGAACCTTGCCGCCCGGGAACTCGAAGTGCTCCAGCACCTCGCCGCCGGAAACCGCAACCGCACCATCGCCTCAGCGATGGGCATCAGCGAGAATACGGTCAAGTTCCATGTGCGGAACCTGTTCAAGAAGCTCGACGTCGGTTCCCGCACCGAGGCCATCGCCCTGGCGCACAACCACGGACTGCGGTGA
- the tkt gene encoding transketolase: protein MNPTATATLIADSTTALDWTPEDQRAVDTLRVLAADAVEKVGNGHPGTAMSLAPAAYLLFQKLMRHDPRDPEWIGRDRFILSPGHSSLTLYSQLFFSGYGLELKDLQALRTWGALTPGHPEYKHTPGVEITTGPLGQGLASSVGFAYSQRRLRGLFDADAPAGESPFDHTIWVIASDGDIQEGVTSEASSLAGHQELGNLVVIYDENHISIEDDTDIAFTEDVLKRYEAYGWHTQRVDWTETGEYVEDVQELYSALLAAKAETSKPSIISLRTIIGYPAPKKQNTGKIHGSALGADEVAALKEVLGFDPAKSFEVDEDVLAHARQVVDRGAAARKEWEESFAAWQSANPEAAALLERVEARRLPAELEAALPVFEAGKDVSTRAASGKVLNAIGPVMPELWGGSADLAESNNTTIEGSPSFIPASRSTEAWKGNPYGRVLHFGIREHAAASIVNGISLHGKTRAFSGTFLIFSDYQKPAIRLGALMGVPSIYVWSHDSIGLGEDGPTHQPVEQLATLRAIVGLDVVRPADANEVGIAWKTILENHENPAGIVLTRQNIPTYERGEGAAEGDTFASAAGVAKGGYVLAEASKDGKTVDAQVILIATGSEVQLAVQAREALQAEGIAARVVSMPCVEWFNKQDAAYREAVLPAAVKARVSVEAGLALGWKEFVGDAGRSVSLEHYGASADYKRLFQEFGITAEAVAAAAKDSLAAAGN from the coding sequence GTGAATCCGACAGCAACCGCGACGCTTATCGCAGACAGCACCACAGCACTCGACTGGACGCCCGAGGACCAGCGGGCAGTGGACACACTCCGGGTTTTGGCCGCCGACGCCGTGGAGAAGGTCGGCAACGGCCACCCCGGCACCGCGATGAGCCTGGCTCCGGCCGCTTACCTGCTGTTCCAGAAGCTGATGCGGCACGACCCGCGCGACCCGGAATGGATCGGCCGTGACCGGTTCATCCTGTCACCGGGGCACTCCTCCCTGACGCTGTACAGCCAGCTGTTCTTCTCCGGCTACGGCCTGGAACTGAAGGACCTTCAGGCGCTGCGCACGTGGGGCGCGCTGACCCCCGGCCACCCGGAATACAAGCACACCCCGGGCGTGGAAATCACCACCGGCCCGCTGGGCCAGGGCCTGGCCTCCTCCGTGGGCTTTGCCTACTCCCAGCGCCGCCTGCGCGGCCTGTTCGACGCCGATGCTCCCGCCGGCGAGAGCCCGTTCGACCATACCATCTGGGTCATCGCTTCCGACGGCGACATCCAGGAAGGCGTGACCTCTGAGGCTTCGTCCCTGGCCGGCCACCAGGAGCTGGGCAACCTCGTGGTCATCTACGACGAGAACCACATCTCCATCGAAGATGACACCGACATCGCCTTCACCGAGGACGTCCTCAAGCGCTACGAAGCCTACGGCTGGCACACCCAGCGCGTGGACTGGACCGAGACCGGCGAATACGTCGAAGACGTCCAGGAGCTCTACTCCGCGCTCCTGGCTGCCAAGGCTGAGACCTCCAAGCCGTCCATCATTTCGCTGCGCACCATCATCGGCTACCCGGCCCCGAAGAAGCAGAACACCGGCAAGATCCACGGTTCAGCCCTCGGCGCCGACGAAGTCGCAGCCCTGAAGGAAGTGCTGGGCTTCGACCCCGCCAAGTCCTTCGAGGTTGACGAGGACGTGCTGGCCCACGCCCGCCAGGTCGTGGACCGCGGCGCGGCCGCCCGCAAGGAATGGGAAGAGTCCTTCGCCGCCTGGCAGTCCGCCAATCCGGAAGCCGCTGCCCTGCTGGAGCGCGTCGAGGCCCGCCGGCTCCCCGCCGAACTCGAGGCCGCCCTGCCGGTCTTCGAAGCAGGCAAGGACGTCTCCACCCGCGCCGCGTCCGGTAAGGTCCTGAACGCCATCGGCCCGGTCATGCCGGAACTCTGGGGCGGCTCGGCCGACCTCGCAGAATCCAACAACACCACGATCGAAGGCTCACCGTCGTTCATCCCGGCTTCCCGCTCCACGGAAGCGTGGAAGGGCAACCCCTACGGCCGCGTCCTGCACTTCGGCATCCGCGAGCACGCCGCTGCCTCGATCGTGAACGGCATCTCCCTGCACGGCAAGACCCGCGCGTTCTCCGGTACGTTCCTGATCTTCAGCGACTACCAGAAGCCGGCCATCCGCCTCGGCGCCCTGATGGGCGTCCCGTCCATCTATGTGTGGTCGCACGACTCGATCGGCCTCGGCGAGGACGGCCCCACCCACCAGCCGGTGGAACAGCTCGCCACCCTCCGTGCGATCGTCGGCCTGGACGTCGTCCGCCCGGCCGACGCCAACGAGGTTGGCATCGCGTGGAAGACCATCCTGGAGAACCACGAGAACCCGGCCGGCATCGTCCTGACCCGCCAGAACATCCCCACCTACGAGCGTGGCGAAGGCGCAGCTGAGGGCGACACCTTCGCTTCCGCGGCTGGTGTGGCCAAGGGCGGCTACGTGCTGGCCGAGGCATCCAAGGACGGCAAGACCGTGGACGCGCAGGTCATCCTGATCGCCACCGGCTCGGAAGTCCAGCTGGCCGTCCAGGCCCGCGAAGCCCTCCAGGCCGAAGGCATCGCCGCCCGCGTGGTGTCCATGCCATGTGTCGAGTGGTTCAACAAGCAGGACGCCGCCTACCGCGAGGCTGTCCTGCCCGCTGCGGTCAAGGCCCGCGTTTCCGTTGAAGCAGGTCTTGCCCTGGGCTGGAAGGAATTTGTCGGCGACGCCGGCCGCTCCGTCAGCCTCGAGCACTACGGCGCATCCGCCGACTACAAGCGCCTGTTCCAGGAATTCGGCATCACCGCGGAAGCAGTCGCTGCCGCCGCCAAGGACTCCCTCGCCGCCGCGGGCAACTAA
- the tal gene encoding transaldolase: protein MTNATPTAQLSDAGLSIWLDDLSRERLDSGSLQKLIDQKNVVGVTTNPSIFQAAITSGTDYDAKIAELAAQGAGVEETIFEITTADVADACDLFAPIAAATNGVDGRVSIEVDPRLAWDTAGTIAEAKNLYKKVDKDNVLIKIPATIEGLEAITAVLAEGISVNVTLIFSLERYRAVINAFQAGLKQAMDNGHDLSNIHSVASFFVSRVDTEIDKRLDAIGTDAAKALKGKAGVANARLAYQVYEELFSTERWAVLAEAGARPQRPLWASTGVKDPAYPDTLYVTELVAAGIVNTMPEKTLDATFDHGVVTGDTITGTYREANTVLNALENLGISYNNVVALLESEGLDKFVASWKELLADVNGALSTARKAS from the coding sequence ATGACCAACGCAACACCCACCGCACAGCTTTCCGACGCCGGTTTGTCCATCTGGCTGGACGACCTCTCCCGTGAGCGGCTCGACAGCGGCAGCCTGCAGAAGCTCATCGACCAAAAGAACGTCGTCGGCGTAACCACCAACCCGTCCATCTTCCAGGCCGCGATCACCTCCGGCACGGACTACGATGCAAAGATCGCCGAACTCGCCGCGCAGGGCGCCGGCGTCGAGGAGACGATTTTCGAGATCACGACGGCGGACGTCGCCGACGCCTGCGACCTCTTCGCCCCGATCGCCGCCGCCACCAACGGTGTCGACGGCCGTGTCTCCATTGAAGTCGACCCCCGCCTCGCCTGGGACACCGCCGGCACGATCGCCGAAGCCAAGAACCTCTACAAAAAGGTCGACAAGGACAACGTCCTGATCAAGATCCCGGCCACGATTGAAGGCCTGGAAGCCATTACTGCCGTGCTGGCCGAGGGCATCAGCGTCAACGTGACCCTGATCTTCTCACTCGAGCGGTACCGCGCAGTCATCAACGCCTTCCAGGCCGGCCTGAAGCAGGCCATGGACAACGGCCACGACCTCTCCAACATCCACTCCGTCGCGTCATTCTTCGTTTCGCGCGTGGACACCGAAATCGACAAGCGCCTGGACGCCATCGGCACCGACGCGGCCAAGGCCCTCAAGGGCAAGGCCGGCGTTGCCAACGCCCGCCTGGCCTACCAGGTGTACGAGGAGCTCTTCTCCACCGAACGCTGGGCGGTGCTCGCCGAGGCCGGCGCGCGCCCGCAGCGCCCGCTGTGGGCTTCCACCGGCGTGAAGGACCCGGCCTACCCGGACACCCTTTACGTCACCGAACTGGTTGCCGCCGGCATCGTGAACACCATGCCGGAGAAGACCCTGGACGCCACGTTCGACCACGGCGTGGTCACGGGCGACACCATCACCGGCACTTACCGGGAAGCGAACACCGTCCTCAACGCCCTCGAGAACCTCGGCATCTCCTACAACAACGTCGTCGCCCTCCTGGAATCCGAAGGCCTGGACAAGTTTGTTGCCAGCTGGAAGGAACTGCTGGCCGACGTCAACGGCGCCCTCTCTACCGCACGGAAGGCCTCCTAG
- the rpe gene encoding ribulose-phosphate 3-epimerase: MSISPLNCCINPSILSADFVNLEAELARIGNADAVHVDVMDNHFVPNLTIGLPVVERIQKVSPVPLDAHLMISNADRWAPQFADAGLSSVTFHVEASDAPIKLARELRARGSKAGMALRPATPVEPYLDMLPELDMLLIMTVEPGFGGQAFLDVMLPKIRRARAAVDGSGVDVAIQVDGGITEETIIRAAEAGANVFVAGSAVYGKPSPEDAIESLRAKGQLAFGPTASRPNNVVLQQA; this comes from the coding sequence ATGTCCATTTCACCCCTAAATTGCTGTATCAACCCCAGCATCCTCTCGGCCGACTTCGTCAACCTGGAAGCCGAGTTGGCCCGCATCGGCAACGCCGACGCCGTGCACGTGGATGTCATGGACAACCACTTCGTGCCGAACCTGACCATTGGCCTGCCCGTCGTCGAGCGGATCCAGAAGGTCAGCCCCGTGCCGCTGGACGCGCACCTGATGATTTCCAATGCCGACCGCTGGGCGCCCCAGTTCGCCGACGCCGGCCTGAGCTCGGTGACCTTCCACGTCGAGGCGTCAGACGCCCCCATCAAGCTCGCCCGCGAACTTCGCGCACGCGGGTCCAAGGCAGGCATGGCACTGCGCCCGGCCACGCCGGTGGAGCCCTACCTGGACATGCTCCCCGAACTGGACATGTTGCTGATCATGACGGTGGAACCGGGCTTTGGCGGCCAGGCATTCCTGGACGTCATGCTGCCCAAGATCCGCCGCGCCCGCGCCGCGGTTGACGGTTCCGGGGTCGACGTCGCCATCCAGGTCGACGGCGGCATCACGGAAGAAACCATCATCCGCGCCGCCGAGGCTGGCGCCAACGTCTTCGTCGCCGGATCGGCCGTGTACGGCAAGCCGTCACCTGAGGACGCTATTGAGTCGCTGCGAGCAAAGGGCCAACTCGCCTTCGGCCCAACAGCATCGCGCCCCAACAATGTCGTACTCCAACAAGCCTGA